In Bradyrhizobium sp. 1(2017), one DNA window encodes the following:
- the sseA gene encoding 3-mercaptopyruvate sulfurtransferase, translating into MTTDPLVSTEWLAAHIKDANVKILDASFKLPGVLPLPKDDYLAAHLPGAAFFDVDAVSDHSNPLPHMYPSAEQFGRDIGNLGIGNSDTVVLYDAGGWVAAPRAWWMFLAFGHNNVRILNGGLKKWRAEGRPVESGEVKPKPASFKASYDAKRVRSMQQLVANVESRAEQVIDARAADRFEGRAPEPRPGIRSGHIPGARNVPYNLLFDAATGTMKPLDDLRAAFTGAGVKLEAPIVTSCGSGVSAGVLTLALYRLGITDTALYDGSWSEWGQEKGPPIATGPA; encoded by the coding sequence ACTACCGACCCCCTCGTCTCCACCGAATGGCTCGCCGCCCACATCAAGGACGCCAACGTCAAGATCCTCGACGCCAGCTTCAAGCTGCCGGGCGTGCTGCCGCTGCCGAAGGACGACTATCTCGCCGCGCATCTGCCGGGCGCGGCCTTCTTCGACGTCGATGCGGTGTCGGACCATTCCAACCCGCTGCCGCACATGTATCCGAGCGCCGAGCAGTTCGGCCGCGACATCGGCAATCTCGGCATCGGAAATAGCGACACCGTCGTGCTCTACGATGCCGGCGGCTGGGTCGCAGCTCCCCGCGCTTGGTGGATGTTCCTGGCCTTCGGCCACAACAACGTGCGCATCCTCAATGGCGGGCTGAAGAAATGGCGTGCCGAGGGGCGCCCCGTCGAAAGCGGCGAGGTGAAACCCAAGCCGGCGAGCTTCAAGGCGAGCTACGATGCCAAGCGCGTGCGCAGCATGCAGCAGCTCGTCGCCAACGTCGAAAGCCGGGCCGAGCAGGTGATCGACGCGCGCGCCGCCGACCGTTTCGAAGGCCGCGCGCCGGAGCCGAGGCCGGGCATCCGCTCCGGACACATCCCAGGCGCCCGCAACGTGCCCTACAATCTGCTGTTCGATGCCGCGACCGGCACGATGAAGCCGCTCGACGATCTCCGCGCCGCCTTCACCGGCGCCGGCGTCAAGTTAGAGGCGCCGATCGTGACGAGCTGCGGCTCGGGCGTGTCGGCCGGCGTGCTGACGCTCGCGCTCTATCGCCTCGGGATCACCGACACCGCGCTCTATGACGGCTCATGGTCGGAATGGGGCCAGGAGAAGGGCCCGCCGATCGCGACCGGGCCGGCGTAG